A portion of the Toxoplasma gondii ME49 chromosome VIIb, whole genome shotgun sequence genome contains these proteins:
- a CDS encoding step ii splicing factor, putative (encoded by transcript TGME49_263310) gives MWMGKIGQKSAAFINHKPFHPGNWQNQEKIWLAEQKHKEELRKQAELAERRAEEVKIQELRRALYNQGTAASTAQVSPKIQDDGAARKAAAIEAKKREAARAAAVRAAELRKGMVKSVLYEEDVYVGSHTHVWGSFFDKATNRWGFKCCGICDKKVLKCLTTAAGTAEKTTIRKNRKRQREESDSPEHAKNEPVGKDSGKAESFQEGKVNSDRTATGCDSNGVPRREPAVSSQSYTIPLQGGDQDAKAQQTEENKRKKLMSNNRSREGGLASVLQLLKEENAFGDDAS, from the exons ATGTGGATGGGCAAAATTGGACAAAAGTCTGCGGCCTTTATAAACCACAAGCCCTTCCATCCAGGCAATTGGCAAAACCAGGAAAAG ATATGGCTTGCGGAGCAAAAACACAAGGAGGAACTTCGCAAGCAGGCCGAGCTTGCCGAGCGACGAGCAGAGGAAGTCAAGATTCAAGAGCTCCGTCGGGCCCTCTACAATCAAGGAACTGCAGCGTCAACAGCCCAAGTGTCGCCCAAGATCCAGGATGATGGCGCAGCCAGGAAGGCTGCCGCTATTGAGGccaagaaacgcgaagccGCACGAGCTGCGGCAGTTCGCGCTGCAGAACTCAGAAAGGGAATGGTGAAGAGTGTTCTCTACGAAGAGGATGTTTACGTGGGAAGTCACACTCACGTTTGGGGTTCCTTCTTCGACAAAGCCACAAACAGGTGGGGGTTCAAATGCTGCGGTATCTGTGACAAGAAGGTTCTCAAATGTCTGACTACAGCTGCgggaacagcagagaagactaCCATTCGAAAAAACCGGAAGAGGCAACGAGAGGAATCCGACAGCCCGGAACATGCGAAAAACGAACCAGTTGGGAAGGACAGCGGAAAGGCGGAGTCCTTCCAGGAGGGAAAGGTAAACTCAGACCGCACAGCCACAGGATGTGACTCGAATGGGGTGCCGCGAAGGGAGCCCGCAGTTTCCAGTCAGTCGTATACGATACCACTTCAGGGGGGAGACCAAGACGCAAAGGCACAACAGACtgaggaaaacaagcggAAAAAACTCATGTCAAACAATCGGTCGCGAGAAGGCGGCCTGGCAAGCGTTCTTCAATTGCTGAAGGAGGAGAATGCCTTCGGCGATGATGCGAGTTGA
- a CDS encoding eukaryotic porin protein (encoded by transcript TGME49_263300), translating into MVLFKDLNKSCADLLTKGYPHEKAWDLEYKYKSKNPEIVNTASVSPAGAFDASSKLKYCVSDVTTEVKMMAMGKSTIDVKYAAPKLKGLTLGAKFDRRGDKTSKDSLDIVAEYKLPTIHSFFSVNPLASSFNFGNVVEYKAFRIGSEVSGKFDASAMKYAVGASYTGVASKAGEFTLSLKTAPSGDAMFGRMIGSVHGKTTDNKSAELAAEVDCNLLDGRTNIQFGGLWYLNDKKDTFLKAKLTQNARVSVALTHKVCDYVSATIGSQIDVSKPSNPDAVKHGLKLEICA; encoded by the exons ATGGTGCTCTTCAAGGACTTGAACAAAAGCTGTGCGG ATTTGCTCACCAAGGGCTATCCTCATGAGAAGGCATGGGACTTGGAGTACAAGTACAAGTCGAAGAACCCC GAAATTGTCAACACGGCTTCCGTCAGCCCCGCGGGCGCCTTCGACGCAAGCTCCAAGCTGAAGTATTGCGTGAGCGATGTGACGACTGAGGTGAAGATGATGGCGATGGGCAAGTCCACCATCGACGTCAAATATGCG GCTCCGAAGCTGAAGGGTCTGACTCTGGGCGCCAAGTTCGATCGCCGTGGCGACAAGACGTCGAAGGATAGCCTCGACATCGTGGCTGAGTACAAGCTCCCGACCATCCACTCGTTCTTTTCCGTTAACCCTCTTGCTTCCTCGTTCAACTTTGGCAACGTCGTTGAATACAAAGCCTTCAGAATTGGAA GCGAAGTGTCCGGCAAGTTCGATGCGTCTGCCATGAAGTACGCTGTTGGTGCTTCTTACACCGGAGTTGCCAGCAAGGCTGGAGAGTTCACTCTTTCCCTGAAAAC agccCCGAGTGGCGACGCCATGTTCGGACGCATGATTGGCAGCGTCCACGGCAAGACCACGGACAACAAGTCGGCGGAGCTGGCCGCAGAAGTCGACTGCAACCTGCTGGACGGCCGCACCAACATTCAGTTCGGTGGCCTGTGGTACTTGAACGACAAAAAAGACACTTTCTTGAAGGCGAAATTGACCCAAAATGCACGCGTGAGCGTCGCTCTGACCCACAAGGTGTGCGACTACGTCTCCGCGACTATCGGGTCCCAGATCGACGTGTCGAAGCCGAGCAATCCTGACGCGGTGAAGCACGGTTTGAAGCTCGAGATCTGTGCCTAA
- the ROM2 gene encoding rhomboid protease ROM2 (encoded by transcript TGME49_263290~Gene product name based on ToxoDB Community Expert Annotation.~Predicted trans-membrane domain (TMHMM2.0):59-82:109-132:144-167:176-199:205-223:227-245:257-280) — protein sequence MANIRTLSDYASSPPRGSSALEGEGRQGGSPLPLFFPSGTQSGENVSWIQWLCPGIHLKSPIIIISFVQIAVYIASLAAGLAPNEILAPTPQTLVMFGANIPELIRVGEIWRLICPLFLHLNLFHILMNLWVQIRIGLTIEEKYGWKMLLAVYFGVGVLANMISAAVLFCGQMKAGASTAVFALIGVQLAELALIWHAIQDRNSAIISVCICLFFVFVSSFGSQMDSVGHIGGLVMGFAAGIWLNENSDIKPTWYDRARLTSQVALAAAPILSCIFIFLVPRC from the exons ATGGCCAACATTCGGACGTTGTCGGATTATGCGTCGTCGCCTCCACGCGGCTCTTCTGCACTTGAAGGGGAAGGACGACAGGGAGGAAGTCCGTTGCCACTCTTTTTCCCCTCTGGAACTCAATCTGGCGAAAACGTCAGTTGGATTCAATGGCTGTGCCCGGGAATACACCTGAAGAGCCCAATCATCATCATTTCCTTCGTACAAATCGCAGTCTACATCGCGTCGCTCGCTGCCGGCCTGGCACCCAATGAAATCCTGGCACCAACTCC GCAAACCCTGGTGATGTTCGGCGCAAACATTCCCGAGCTCATTCGTGTCGGCGAAATCTGGAGACTAATctgtcctctgtttctccacttGAATCTGTTCCACATCTTG ATGAATCTCTGGGTGCAGATCCGGATCGGCCTGACGATTGAGGAGAA GTACGGATGGAAGATGCTGCTTGCGGTTTACTTTGGAGTCGGGGTCTTGGCGAACATGATCTCCGCAGCCGTCCTGTTTTGTGGCCAG ATGAAAGCAGGCGCATCGACtgccgtcttcgctctcaTCGGTGTCCAG CTCGCCGAGCTCGCCCTTATCTGGCACGCGATCCAAGATCGCAACAGTGCTATCATTAGCGTTTG catttgcctcttctttgtcttcgtctcgtccTTTGGAAGCCAGATGG ACAGCGTCGGCCACATCGGCGGGCTGGTGATGGGATTCGCCGCAGGTATCTGGTTGAACGAAAACAGCGATATCAAGCCAAC GTGGTACGACAGGGCCCGTTTAACGTCGCAAGTGGCGTTAGCTGCTGCGCCGATCTTGAGTTGCATCTTTATCTTCCTGGTCCCTCGCTGCTGA
- a CDS encoding hypothetical protein (encoded by transcript TGME49_263280~Predicted trans-membrane domain (TMHMM2.0):111-134), producing the protein MASVGRENIDMGSGATDHSAANRSLPSSDNSATAGVAGSFGTATVDPGVALRPPRRMEDMSPQEIIQMLPPEDRHAISRVAAQGRWTGLFTAAATGAGVYRALKRRGTAMPAVGAVLLGLTLGYPLGVSLTVAFNGSLLRRISGDILEIQRRNRDAHTGSAAGYDSTFPASQNWRPQQQTWGSWNPPQPADQQANWSDTRFAEGSSSDSASGLMYDKWGSDTSSGKSSKDEILKE; encoded by the exons ATGGCATCGGTCGGGAGGGAAAACATTGACATGGGAAGCGGCGCGACTGATCATTCGGCCGCGAACCGGTCTCTGCCAAGTTCCGACAACAGCGCAACAGCAGGCGTCGCAGGTTCCTTTGGCACTGCAACCGTGGATCCAGGGGTTGCACTGCGGCCACCCAGGAGAATGGAGGATATGTCGCCGCAGGAAATTATTCAAATGCTCCCCCCAGAGGATCGCCATGCTATCTCTCGCGTTGCAGCGCAAGGCAGATGGACTGGCCTCTTCACTGCGGCGGCGACGGGCGCGGGCGTGTATAGAGCGCTGAAACGCCGGG GCACAGCAATGCCTGCAGTGGGGGCGGTGCTGCTTGGGCTCACCTTGGGCTATCCACTTGGCGTCTCACTAACG GTGGCCTTCAATGGCAGTCTTCTCAGGAGAATCAGCGGTGATATTTTGGAAATACAGCGACGAAATCGAGACGCCCACACCGGCTCG GCAGCAGGCTATGACTCAACGTTTCCTGCCAGCCAAAATTGGCGACCGCAGCAACAGACGTGGGGGTCGTGGAATCCCCCTCAGCCAGCAGATCAACAAGCGAACTGGTCCGACACGAGGTTCGCTGAGGGTAGCTCGAGTGACAGTGCCTCTGGCCTTATGTACGATAAGTGGGGAAGTGACACCTCTAGTGGGAAGTCATCGAAGGACGAGATCCTCAAGGAGTAA